One window of the Pseudomonas sp. S04 genome contains the following:
- a CDS encoding ABC transporter permease subunit: protein MDGIFLQQLVNGLTLGSVYGLIAIGYTMVYGIIGMINFAHGEVYMISAYLAAISLALLAYFGIESFPLLMLGTLIFTIIVTGVYGWVIERVAYKPLRNSTRLAPLISAIGISLILQNYAQISQGARQQGVPTLLTGAWRVDIGDGFVQLTYTKIFILVAAFAGMALLTYVIKYTKLGRMCRATQQDRKMASILGINTDRVISYVFIIGAAMAALAGVLITMNYGTFDFYAGFVIGIKAFTAAVLGGIGSLPGAMLGGIILGISESLFSGLVNSDYKDVFSFSLLVLVLVFRPQGLLGRPLVSKV from the coding sequence ATGGATGGTATTTTCCTGCAGCAACTGGTCAATGGCCTGACCCTCGGGTCGGTCTATGGCCTGATCGCCATCGGCTACACAATGGTCTATGGCATCATTGGCATGATCAACTTCGCCCACGGCGAGGTTTACATGATTTCCGCTTACCTCGCGGCAATCAGTCTGGCACTGCTGGCTTACTTCGGTATCGAATCCTTCCCGCTGTTGATGCTCGGCACGTTGATCTTCACCATCATCGTTACCGGGGTGTATGGCTGGGTCATCGAGCGTGTCGCCTACAAACCGCTGCGCAACTCGACCCGCCTGGCACCGCTGATCAGTGCCATCGGTATTTCCCTGATCCTGCAAAACTATGCACAAATCAGCCAGGGCGCCCGCCAACAAGGGGTTCCGACACTGCTGACCGGTGCCTGGCGCGTGGACATCGGTGACGGGTTCGTGCAACTGACCTACACCAAGATCTTCATCCTGGTCGCGGCATTCGCCGGCATGGCGCTGCTGACCTACGTCATCAAGTACACCAAGCTCGGCCGCATGTGCCGTGCCACGCAGCAAGACCGCAAGATGGCCTCGATCCTGGGGATCAACACCGACCGGGTGATTTCCTACGTGTTCATCATCGGTGCAGCGATGGCGGCCCTGGCCGGCGTGCTGATCACCATGAACTACGGCACCTTCGACTTCTACGCAGGCTTCGTCATCGGCATCAAGGCCTTCACCGCAGCGGTCCTGGGCGGTATCGGCTCACTGCCCGGGGCGATGCTCGGCGGAATCATCCTGGGCATTTCCGAGTCGTTGTTCTCCGGTCTGGTCAACTCGGACTACAAGGACGTCTTCAGCTTCTCGCTGCTGGTACTTGTTCTGGTCTTTCGGCCCCAAGGCCTGCTCGGCCGTCCTCTTGTGTCGAAGGTGTAA
- the livM gene encoding high-affinity branched-chain amino acid ABC transporter permease LivM, with amino-acid sequence MSSTHKKSIDVKESVVDAILAGLIALIVFGPIVGVVLDGYSFNLEPKRVAWIIAVVMAGRFALSLFLQSPKGRRILEGFESTGSGVHVLAPDYKSRLRWIIPLLIVIAVVFPFFSNSYLLGVVILGLIYVLLGLGLNIVVGLAGLLDLGYVAFYAIGAYGLALGYQYLGLGFWTVLPLAAITAALAGCILGFPVLRLHGDYLAIVTLGFGEIIRLILNNWLSLTGGPNGMAAPLPTFFGLEFGKRAKEGGVPFHEFFGIAYNPDVKYYFIYAVLFLVVLAVLYIKHRLTRMPVGRAWEALREDEIACRSMGLNHVLVKLSAFTIGASTAGLAGVFFATYQGFVNPTSFTFFESALILAIVVLGGMGSTIGVVIAAFVLTVAPELLRGFAEYRVLLFGILMVLMMIWRPRGLIRISRTGVTPRKGAIAYERGQRHE; translated from the coding sequence ATGTCTTCAACCCATAAAAAATCCATTGATGTCAAAGAAAGTGTGGTCGACGCGATTCTTGCCGGCCTGATTGCCCTGATCGTCTTTGGCCCCATTGTCGGGGTCGTGCTGGATGGCTACAGCTTCAACCTGGAACCCAAGCGCGTTGCCTGGATCATTGCCGTGGTCATGGCCGGACGTTTCGCCCTGAGCCTGTTCCTGCAGTCGCCCAAGGGCCGGCGGATCCTCGAAGGTTTCGAGTCCACCGGCTCCGGCGTGCACGTGCTGGCGCCGGACTACAAGTCGCGGCTGCGCTGGATCATCCCGCTGTTGATCGTCATCGCCGTGGTCTTCCCGTTCTTCTCCAACTCCTACTTGCTGGGTGTAGTGATCCTGGGCCTGATCTACGTGCTGCTGGGCTTGGGCCTGAACATCGTGGTGGGCCTGGCTGGGCTGCTCGACCTGGGCTACGTGGCCTTCTACGCCATCGGTGCCTATGGCCTGGCGCTGGGTTATCAATACCTCGGGCTGGGTTTCTGGACGGTGCTGCCACTGGCGGCGATCACGGCCGCGTTGGCCGGCTGCATCCTCGGTTTCCCGGTGCTGCGCCTGCACGGCGACTACCTGGCCATCGTGACCCTGGGCTTTGGTGAAATCATCCGCCTGATCCTCAATAACTGGCTGTCGCTGACGGGCGGTCCGAACGGCATGGCTGCACCGCTGCCAACCTTCTTCGGCCTGGAGTTCGGCAAGCGCGCCAAAGAGGGCGGGGTGCCATTTCATGAGTTCTTCGGGATCGCCTACAACCCGGATGTGAAGTACTACTTCATCTACGCGGTGCTGTTCCTGGTGGTGCTGGCAGTGCTGTACATCAAGCATCGCCTGACCCGCATGCCGGTCGGCCGCGCCTGGGAGGCCTTGCGCGAAGATGAAATCGCCTGCCGCTCCATGGGCCTGAACCACGTGCTGGTGAAGCTCTCGGCGTTCACCATCGGTGCCTCGACCGCGGGCCTGGCCGGGGTGTTCTTTGCTACCTACCAGGGCTTCGTCAACCCGACCTCGTTCACCTTCTTTGAGTCGGCACTGATCCTGGCGATCGTGGTGCTCGGCGGCATGGGGTCGACCATCGGCGTGGTGATCGCCGCGTTCGTGCTGACCGTGGCCCCGGAGCTGCTGCGCGGCTTCGCCGAGTACCGGGTGCTGCTGTTCGGCATCCTGATGGTGTTGATGATGATCTGGCGACCGCGCGGCCTGATTCGGATCAGCCGTACCGGTGTGACTCCACGTAAAGGTGCCATTGCGTATGAAAGAGGGCAGCGCCATGAGTGA
- a CDS encoding ATP-binding cassette domain-containing protein translates to MSEVVLSVEKLMMHFGGIKALSDVSLKVHRNSIFALIGPNGAGKTTVFNCLTGFYKASGGKIELNTRGQATNVIQLLGESFKASDFVSPKNFASRLYYKMFGGTHLVNRAGLARTFQNIRLFKEMSVLENLLVAQHMWVNRSLLAGILNTKGYRKAESDALDCAFYWLEVVDLVDCANRLAGELSYGQQRRLEIARAMCTRPQIICLDEPAAGLNPQETEALSAMIRLLRDEHDLTVVLIEHDMGMVMSISDHIVVLDHGNVIAEGGPEAIRNDPKVIAAYLGADEEELV, encoded by the coding sequence ATGAGTGAAGTCGTACTCTCGGTAGAAAAACTGATGATGCACTTCGGCGGCATCAAGGCCCTCAGTGACGTCAGCCTCAAGGTCCATCGCAATTCGATCTTTGCCCTGATCGGCCCCAACGGTGCCGGCAAGACCACCGTGTTCAACTGCCTGACCGGCTTCTACAAGGCCTCCGGCGGCAAGATCGAACTCAATACCCGTGGCCAGGCTACCAACGTCATCCAGTTGCTGGGCGAGTCCTTCAAGGCCAGCGATTTCGTCTCGCCGAAAAATTTCGCCAGCCGGCTGTACTACAAGATGTTCGGTGGCACTCACCTGGTGAACCGCGCCGGCTTGGCGCGTACGTTCCAGAACATTCGCCTGTTCAAGGAAATGTCAGTGCTGGAAAACCTGCTGGTGGCCCAGCACATGTGGGTCAACCGCAGCCTGCTGGCTGGGATCCTCAACACCAAGGGCTACCGCAAGGCCGAAAGCGATGCGCTGGACTGCGCGTTCTATTGGCTGGAAGTGGTTGACCTGGTGGACTGCGCCAACCGCTTGGCCGGTGAACTGTCCTACGGCCAGCAGCGCCGCCTGGAAATCGCCCGGGCCATGTGCACGCGGCCGCAGATCATCTGCCTCGACGAACCGGCCGCCGGTCTCAACCCTCAGGAAACCGAAGCGCTGAGCGCGATGATCCGGCTGCTGCGCGACGAGCACGATCTGACCGTGGTGCTGATTGAACACGACATGGGCATGGTAATGAGCATTTCCGACCACATCGTGGTGCTGGACCACGGCAACGTGATCGCCGAGGGCGGACCCGAAGCCATTCGCAACGACCCGAAAGTGATCGCCGCCTACCTGGGTGCCGATGAAGAGGAGCTGGTATGA
- a CDS encoding ABC transporter ATP-binding protein has protein sequence MSQPILELKELDVFYGPIQALKKVSLHINEGETVSLIGSNGAGKSTLLMSIFGQPRAADGQIIYQGVDITHKSSHYIASNGIAQSPEGRRVFPDMTVEENLLMGTIPIGDKYASEDMQRMFELFPRLKERRTQRAMTMSGGEQQMLAIARALMSRPKLLLLDEPSLGLAPIVVKQIFATLRELAKTGMTIFLVEQNANHALRLSDRAYVMVNGQIRLTGTGKELLVNEEVRNAYLGGH, from the coding sequence ATGAGCCAACCGATTCTCGAACTCAAGGAGCTGGACGTGTTCTACGGGCCAATCCAGGCCCTGAAAAAAGTCTCGCTGCACATCAACGAAGGCGAAACCGTGAGCCTGATCGGGTCCAACGGTGCCGGTAAATCGACCCTGCTGATGTCGATCTTCGGCCAGCCCCGGGCCGCTGACGGGCAGATCATCTACCAGGGGGTGGATATCACCCACAAGTCGTCCCACTACATCGCCTCCAACGGCATCGCGCAGTCGCCGGAAGGACGGCGGGTATTCCCCGACATGACCGTCGAGGAAAACCTGCTGATGGGCACCATTCCCATCGGCGATAAGTACGCCAGCGAAGACATGCAGCGCATGTTCGAGCTGTTCCCGCGACTCAAGGAGCGTCGGACCCAGCGGGCCATGACCATGTCCGGTGGCGAGCAGCAGATGCTCGCCATTGCGCGTGCCTTGATGAGCCGGCCCAAGCTGTTGTTGCTCGATGAGCCGAGCCTGGGGCTGGCGCCGATCGTGGTGAAGCAGATCTTCGCCACCTTGCGCGAGCTGGCCAAGACCGGCATGACCATTTTCCTGGTCGAGCAGAACGCCAACCATGCCCTGCGCCTGTCGGACCGCGCCTATGTGATGGTCAACGGGCAGATCCGCCTGACCGGTACCGGCAAGGAGCTGCTGGTGAACGAAGAGGTGCGCAACGCTTACCTTGGCGGTCACTAG
- a CDS encoding SDR family oxidoreductase, which translates to MSNTLFITGATSGFGEACARRFAEAGWKLVLTGRREERLNALCAELSKQTEVHGLVLDVRDRQAMEAAIANLPPSFATLRGLINNAGLALGVDPAPKCDLDDWDTMVDTNIKGLMYSTRLLLPRLIAHGRGAGIINLGSIAGNYPYPGSHVYGASKAFVKQFSLNLRCDLQGTGVRVSNIEPGLCESEFSLVRFAGDQARYDATYAGAEPIQPQDIADTIFWVLNAPAHININRLELMPVSQTWGGFAIDRNAKG; encoded by the coding sequence ATGTCCAACACCCTGTTTATTACCGGCGCCACATCCGGTTTTGGTGAAGCCTGCGCCCGTCGTTTTGCCGAGGCTGGCTGGAAACTGGTGCTGACGGGGCGTCGTGAAGAGCGTCTGAATGCCCTGTGCGCCGAATTGTCGAAGCAGACCGAGGTCCATGGCCTGGTGCTCGATGTGCGGGATCGCCAGGCGATGGAAGCGGCCATTGCCAACCTGCCGCCGTCCTTTGCCACGCTGCGCGGGCTGATCAACAACGCCGGCCTGGCCCTGGGCGTGGACCCGGCACCCAAGTGCGACCTCGACGATTGGGACACCATGGTCGACACCAACATCAAGGGCCTGATGTACAGCACGCGTCTGTTGTTGCCCCGCCTGATCGCCCACGGTCGTGGCGCCGGGATCATCAACCTGGGCTCCATCGCCGGCAACTACCCGTACCCGGGCAGCCACGTGTATGGCGCGAGCAAGGCTTTCGTCAAACAGTTCTCGTTGAACCTGCGGTGCGACCTGCAGGGCACTGGCGTGCGTGTCAGCAACATCGAGCCGGGCCTGTGCGAAAGCGAGTTCTCGCTGGTGCGCTTTGCTGGCGACCAGGCGCGCTACGACGCGACCTATGCCGGGGCTGAGCCGATCCAGCCGCAAGACATTGCCGACACCATCTTCTGGGTGCTCAACGCGCCGGCGCACATCAACATCAACCGCCTGGAACTGATGCCCGTGAGCCAGACCTGGGGTGGCTTTGCGATTGATCGTAACGCCAAGGGGTAA
- a CDS encoding cation diffusion facilitator family transporter — protein MSNRGEQALLKQSTVLMLAVAIAGIVTGFVSGSQSILFDGFFSLIATFIKVLMLITAKLIAKQSNQRFQFGFWHLEPMVLLIEGSFLLLIAIYAFLNGVFGIINGGREIELGLVIVYAAVFTVVEFAYFFYIRQRNRALKSTLIQFDNISWLVDAMLSVGLLVSFLTALLLKTQGYGQWALYVDPLILILLALSMLAPAWKILRPALRDVLGIAPDQLDDKVRQVMDAAKAEHGFADYVSYVQKHGRARFIEIHVVLPVDYRLEGVATLDALREQISAQLGKPDAARWLTISFTADPKWIAG, from the coding sequence GTGAGTAACCGAGGTGAGCAGGCACTGCTCAAGCAATCGACCGTCCTGATGTTGGCCGTGGCGATCGCCGGGATCGTCACGGGTTTTGTTTCCGGGTCCCAATCCATCCTGTTCGATGGTTTCTTTTCGTTGATCGCGACCTTCATCAAGGTCCTGATGTTGATCACCGCCAAGCTGATCGCCAAGCAAAGCAATCAGCGTTTCCAGTTCGGTTTCTGGCACCTGGAGCCCATGGTGCTGTTGATTGAAGGCAGCTTCCTGCTGCTGATTGCGATCTACGCCTTTCTCAACGGTGTGTTCGGCATCATCAACGGTGGCCGCGAGATCGAGTTGGGCTTGGTGATCGTCTATGCGGCGGTGTTTACCGTTGTCGAGTTCGCCTATTTCTTCTACATCCGTCAGCGCAATCGCGCGCTCAAGTCCACGTTGATCCAGTTCGACAACATCAGCTGGCTGGTGGATGCAATGCTATCGGTGGGCTTGCTGGTGAGCTTTCTCACGGCGCTGCTGCTCAAGACCCAGGGGTATGGCCAGTGGGCGCTGTACGTCGACCCGCTGATCCTGATCCTGCTGGCCTTGAGCATGCTGGCTCCAGCCTGGAAGATCCTGCGCCCGGCGCTGCGCGATGTGCTGGGCATCGCCCCCGATCAACTGGATGACAAGGTGCGCCAGGTAATGGACGCGGCTAAGGCCGAGCACGGTTTTGCCGACTACGTCAGCTATGTGCAGAAACACGGGCGGGCGCGGTTTATCGAGATTCACGTGGTGTTGCCGGTGGATTACCGGCTGGAGGGCGTGGCGACGCTGGATGCCCTGCGTGAGCAGATTTCGGCGCAATTGGGCAAGCCGGATGCCGCGCGATGGCTGACCATCAGCTTTACCGCTGATCCGAAGTGGATTGCTGGCTGA
- a CDS encoding AGE family epimerase/isomerase, translated as MPDAPRSASQPELTALFATVQQHFRGVIVPLWQGPGWNAQIALPYEALDARHQPLPPQRYRAMACARQLYLFASLIGEVPAAEERAAALFRSLQQHFHDSEHGGWFYSIDPQGAPLDQRKDLYTHAFILFACAHYWAKVREPLVESVLNAALQVLAQHFATGNGLYEASLDRDWSSLGAGPLQNPLMHLAEAFLATLAVREDLAVEAALKALCAAMQQHFIDPQHGVMMEKPLGAVDNWFEPGHQFEWFFLLDASPTLRGSALHASLDRAFAFTEQRGVEPQTGAVAAMLDLVEGQQPRDATQRIWAQAEYLRALTLRPASQAALLHQLQALQQRFLHAGGWHECLDASGTVSRQDMPSTTPYHLATCYRGLAEYLG; from the coding sequence ATGCCCGATGCTCCCCGCTCCGCCTCCCAGCCTGAACTGACCGCTCTGTTTGCCACTGTGCAGCAGCATTTTCGCGGCGTGATCGTGCCTCTGTGGCAGGGTCCGGGCTGGAATGCGCAGATAGCATTGCCCTACGAAGCCCTGGATGCCCGGCACCAGCCATTGCCGCCCCAGCGCTATCGGGCCATGGCCTGCGCGCGCCAGTTGTACCTGTTCGCCAGCCTGATCGGTGAAGTGCCGGCGGCCGAGGAACGGGCTGCGGCGCTGTTCCGTTCGTTGCAACAGCACTTTCATGATAGCGAGCATGGCGGCTGGTTCTACAGCATCGACCCCCAGGGTGCACCGCTGGATCAGCGCAAGGACCTCTACACCCACGCCTTCATCCTCTTCGCCTGCGCCCATTACTGGGCCAAGGTGCGTGAGCCGCTGGTGGAGTCGGTGCTCAACGCCGCCCTGCAGGTGCTGGCCCAGCACTTCGCCACTGGCAACGGCCTGTACGAAGCGAGCCTGGACCGCGACTGGTCGTCACTCGGCGCAGGCCCCCTGCAAAACCCGCTGATGCACCTGGCCGAAGCCTTCCTGGCCACCCTGGCGGTGCGCGAGGACCTGGCCGTCGAGGCGGCACTCAAGGCGTTGTGCGCCGCCATGCAGCAGCACTTCATCGACCCGCAGCATGGGGTGATGATGGAGAAGCCGCTGGGGGCTGTGGATAACTGGTTTGAGCCGGGGCATCAGTTCGAATGGTTTTTCCTGCTGGACGCCTCGCCGACCCTGCGCGGCTCGGCGCTGCATGCTTCGCTGGACCGCGCCTTCGCCTTCACCGAACAACGGGGGGTGGAGCCGCAGACTGGGGCCGTCGCCGCCATGCTCGACCTGGTGGAGGGTCAACAGCCGCGCGATGCCACCCAGCGCATCTGGGCCCAGGCCGAATACCTGCGTGCCCTGACCTTGCGCCCGGCCAGCCAGGCTGCGCTGTTGCACCAGTTACAAGCCTTGCAGCAACGTTTCCTGCACGCCGGCGGCTGGCACGAATGCCTGGACGCCAGCGGTACCGTCAGCCGCCAGGATATGCCGTCGACCACGCCCTACCACCTGGCGACCTGTTATCGCGGGTTGGCTGAGTATCTGGGTTGA
- a CDS encoding HupE/UreJ family protein: MTLKRLFAAAALLLTPALAFAHPGHGDNGLLAGISHPIGGLDHLLAMLAVGLWAAQQQGAARWALPCTFVGTMLLGGFLGFEGLSLPALESGIAASVLALGLAVALAVRPALSLAVGATALFALFHGVAHGLELPEMSSPWTYAGGFVIATASLHAAGYALVRVLPQAAAPLVRLAGAASAATGAWLLAG; encoded by the coding sequence ATGACACTCAAACGCCTATTTGCCGCCGCGGCCCTGCTGCTCACCCCGGCCCTCGCTTTCGCTCACCCGGGCCATGGCGACAATGGCTTACTGGCCGGCATCAGCCATCCCATCGGCGGCCTCGATCACCTGCTGGCGATGCTCGCCGTCGGTTTGTGGGCTGCGCAACAACAAGGTGCCGCACGCTGGGCACTGCCCTGCACGTTCGTCGGCACCATGCTGCTGGGCGGATTTCTTGGGTTCGAGGGCTTGAGCCTGCCGGCCCTGGAAAGCGGCATTGCGGCCTCGGTGCTGGCGCTGGGCCTGGCGGTGGCGCTCGCGGTGCGACCAGCCCTGAGCCTGGCCGTTGGCGCGACCGCCCTGTTTGCCCTGTTCCACGGCGTGGCCCACGGCCTGGAGCTACCCGAGATGTCCAGCCCGTGGACCTACGCCGGCGGCTTCGTCATTGCCACCGCCAGCCTGCATGCTGCCGGGTACGCCCTGGTGCGCGTGTTGCCACAAGCCGCCGCGCCGCTGGTACGCCTGGCCGGTGCAGCATCGGCGGCGACCGGGGCCTGGCTGCTCGCGGGGTAA
- the ureG gene encoding urease accessory protein UreG, protein MNTQPLRVGIGGPVGSGKTALTLALCLALRERYNLAVVTNDIYTREDADFLVRNQALAPERIIGVETGGCPHTAIREDASINLEAVDQLNRRFPGLDLILVESGGDNLSATFSPELSDLTIYVIDVSAGDKLPRKGGPGICKSDLLVINKIDLAPLVGASLSLMDSDTQRMRNGKPFVFSNQKTGQGLEQIIAFIERQGLLTAA, encoded by the coding sequence ATGAACACACAACCTCTGCGTGTCGGTATCGGCGGCCCGGTCGGCTCCGGCAAAACCGCCCTGACCCTGGCCCTGTGCCTGGCGCTGCGTGAGCGCTACAACCTGGCGGTGGTGACCAACGACATCTATACCCGCGAAGACGCCGATTTCCTGGTGCGCAACCAAGCGCTGGCCCCGGAGCGGATCATTGGCGTGGAGACCGGTGGCTGCCCGCACACGGCGATTCGCGAAGACGCCTCGATCAACCTGGAGGCGGTCGATCAACTGAACCGGCGCTTTCCGGGACTGGACCTGATCCTGGTGGAGTCCGGCGGCGACAACCTGTCGGCGACCTTCAGCCCCGAGCTGTCCGACCTGACCATCTACGTGATCGATGTTTCGGCGGGTGACAAGCTGCCGCGCAAGGGCGGGCCGGGGATCTGCAAGTCCGACCTGCTGGTGATCAACAAGATCGACCTGGCCCCACTGGTGGGCGCCTCTTTGAGCCTGATGGACAGCGACACCCAGCGCATGCGCAACGGCAAACCCTTTGTCTTCAGCAATCAGAAAACCGGCCAGGGCCTGGAACAGATCATTGCCTTCATTGAACGCCAGGGCCTGCTGACCGCGGCCTGA
- a CDS encoding urease accessory protein UreF: MNPAWALLRLASPQLPIGGYSYSQGLEMAVDNGRVSDPSTARRWISDQLLLNLARFEAPLLLAHCNAAASADWPQLSSLCEQHRASRETRELHQESRQMGYSLQQLLSGLPELDPPARAFLERCHEPHLALCWALAARAWHITPQDALAAWLWSWLENQLAVLMKTLPLGQQAAQRLTSQLLPLLQQAQQDASRINPEHLGSAAFGLSLACMAHERQYSRLFRS; encoded by the coding sequence GTGAATCCCGCCTGGGCGCTGCTACGCCTGGCCAGTCCACAGTTGCCGATTGGCGGCTACAGCTATTCCCAAGGCCTGGAAATGGCGGTGGACAACGGCCGCGTCAGCGACCCGTCGACCGCCAGGCGCTGGATCAGCGACCAGTTGCTGCTCAACCTCGCACGCTTTGAGGCGCCCTTGCTGCTCGCCCACTGCAACGCTGCCGCCAGCGCAGACTGGCCGCAGTTGTCGAGCCTCTGTGAGCAGCACCGCGCCAGCCGCGAAACCCGCGAGCTGCACCAGGAAAGCCGGCAGATGGGCTACTCCCTGCAACAACTGCTCAGCGGCTTGCCGGAGTTGGACCCACCTGCCCGAGCATTTCTCGAGCGCTGCCACGAGCCCCATCTGGCCCTGTGCTGGGCGCTGGCCGCCCGCGCTTGGCACATCACACCGCAGGACGCCCTGGCGGCCTGGCTGTGGAGCTGGCTGGAAAACCAGCTGGCGGTGCTGATGAAAACCCTGCCGCTGGGCCAGCAAGCGGCGCAGCGCCTGACCAGCCAATTGCTGCCGCTGCTGCAACAGGCGCAGCAGGACGCCAGCCGAATCAATCCCGAACACCTCGGCAGCGCCGCGTTCGGTCTATCCCTGGCGTGCATGGCCCATGAGCGCCAGTACAGCCGCCTGTTCCGTTCCTAG
- the ureE gene encoding urease accessory protein UreE, which translates to MLVIHRRIDPQPLWAAELHLNFEARSKSRLRCFSAAGEDVGLFLERGQPPLFNGECLEAEDGRIVRVCARPEQLLHVTCANAFELTRAAYHLGNRHVALQVGDGWLRLLDDYVLKAMLEQLGARTVSIEAPFQPEHGAYGGGHHHSRHGDEDFNYAPKLHQFGVRL; encoded by the coding sequence ATGCTGGTGATTCATCGCAGAATCGACCCTCAACCCCTCTGGGCCGCCGAGTTGCACCTGAACTTCGAGGCCCGCAGCAAAAGCCGCCTGCGTTGTTTTAGTGCCGCGGGGGAAGATGTCGGCTTGTTTCTGGAGCGCGGCCAGCCCCCCCTGTTCAACGGTGAATGCCTGGAGGCCGAGGACGGTCGCATCGTGCGGGTCTGCGCCCGCCCTGAACAACTGCTGCACGTCACCTGCGCCAACGCCTTTGAACTGACCCGTGCGGCCTATCACCTGGGCAATCGCCACGTCGCCCTGCAAGTGGGCGATGGCTGGCTGCGCCTGCTCGACGACTATGTGCTCAAGGCCATGCTCGAGCAGTTAGGCGCCCGCACCGTCAGTATCGAGGCGCCGTTCCAGCCGGAGCACGGTGCCTACGGTGGCGGCCATCACCATTCGCGCCACGGCGACGAAGACTTCAACTACGCCCCCAAACTGCATCAGTTCGGCGTACGCCTGTGA
- a CDS encoding TetR family transcriptional regulator, which yields MLPRAEQKQQTRNALMDAARHLMECGRGFGSLSLREVAKTAGIVPTGFYRHFADMDQLGLVLVSEVGQTFRETIRLVRHNEFVMGGIIDASVRIFLDVVAANRSQFLFLAREQYGGSLPVRLAIGQLRENISADLAADLALMPKLQHLDLAGLSVMADLIVKSVFATLPDIIDPPLEALPEHLTPQAKITQQLRFIFIGLKHWQGLGSTE from the coding sequence ATGCTGCCCCGCGCCGAACAGAAACAACAGACCCGCAATGCCCTGATGGACGCTGCCCGCCACCTGATGGAGTGCGGCCGAGGATTCGGCAGCCTGAGCCTGCGCGAAGTAGCGAAAACCGCCGGCATAGTCCCCACCGGCTTCTATCGGCATTTTGCCGATATGGACCAACTGGGCCTGGTGCTGGTCAGCGAAGTTGGCCAGACCTTCCGCGAGACCATTCGCCTGGTGCGCCACAACGAGTTCGTCATGGGCGGGATCATCGATGCCTCGGTGCGTATCTTCCTCGACGTGGTGGCCGCCAACCGCTCGCAATTCCTGTTCCTGGCCCGCGAGCAGTACGGTGGCTCCCTGCCGGTGCGCCTGGCCATTGGCCAATTGCGCGAGAACATCAGTGCCGACCTGGCAGCGGACCTGGCCTTGATGCCCAAGCTGCAACACCTGGACCTGGCCGGCCTGTCGGTGATGGCGGACCTGATCGTCAAGAGTGTATTCGCCACCCTGCCCGACATTATCGATCCTCCCCTCGAAGCACTGCCCGAGCATCTGACCCCGCAGGCGAAGATCACCCAACAATTGCGCTTCATCTTTATCGGCCTCAAGCATTGGCAGGGGCTGGGCAGCACCGAATAA